From a single Pseudorasbora parva isolate DD20220531a chromosome 15, ASM2467924v1, whole genome shotgun sequence genomic region:
- the bcl11bb gene encoding B-cell lymphoma/leukemia 11B isoform X2, which translates to MSRRKQGNPQHLSLTQRENLPRRDEPSSYICTTCKQPFTSAWFLLQHAQNTHGIRIYLDTHPTSCSLTPRLALPPPLGADVLPRSPLASFLGDSSNPFQLLRMGAPLLREPPPPGYIETRLPSTPPFVSPPPPRHPLERLGPEEMGLLSQHPSAFERVMRLTPMGIEPAMGFSQRLRELAGNNNNGGPTPPLSPNRVPPMHRLLSPTLFQPGSKPLPFLTAPSQPPSVPSRGHSSPPLNQVGKAKSCEFCGKTFKFQSNLIVHRRSHTGERPYKCHLCDHACSQASKLKRHMKTHMHKSGSMGSSPEQGGQDSSGEGLKNSEDNGTREGLDNEEEEEEEEEEEEEEEEEEEQQNGSRPESNLSMDSELSRNRENGPRPSPEEKPLATDRVTESQYNNLDNHLRLPPGSRPCQEMDTNSAARDINRDRRPMVNGRGCGPEDSISVMFHRKPMPISSSSLSGSSAKRIKVEKDMELPQVPVISPENVYSQLLAGYAASRHFIREPFLGFNDSRQSPFGTSSEHSSSETGSLRFSTPPGEIMEGGGMSGRSGSSTPHLHLRGPGPGRPPSSKESRRSDTCEFCGKVFKNCSNLTVHRRSHTGERPYKCDLCSYACAQSSKLTRHMKTHGQFGKEVYRCDICHMPFSVYSTLEKHMKKWHGEHLLTNDVKLEQADRA; encoded by the coding sequence GAAGAGATGAGCCCTCCAGTTACATCTGCACAACTTGTAAGCAACCCTTTACCAGTGCATGGTTTCTGCTGCAGCATGCACAGAACACCCATGGAATACGCATCTACCTGGACACCCACCCTACTAGCTGCTCGCTTACCCCACGCCTGGCCCTTCCTCCTCCACTGGGGGCTGATGTCTTGCCCCGTTCCCCTCTAGCCAGCTTTCTGGGTGATAGCAGCAACCCTTTCCAACTTCTGCGTATGGGTGCCCCACTGCTACGAGAGCCTCCACCACCCGGATACATTGAAACCCGCTTGCCATCTACCCCGCCCTTTGTAAGCCCTCCACCACCCCGTCATCCTCTGGAACGCCTTGGCCCAGAAGAGATGGGTCTACTGTCCCAGCATCCAAGTGCTTTTGAGCGAGTGATGCGGCTGACACCAATGGGCATTGAACCAGCCATGGGCTTTTCTCAGCGTCTTCGTGAATTGGCGGGCAACAACAACAATGGTGGTCCAACTCCCCCTCTTTCACCTAACCGTGTACCCCCTATGCATCGGCTTCTCAGCCCTACTCTCTTCCAGCCTGGCTCCAAACCTCTACCTTTCTTAACCGCACCCTCGCAGCCACCATCAGTTCCGTCCAGAGGTCATTCCTCACCACCACTAAATCAGGTCGGCAAAGCCAAGTCCTGTGAGTTCTGTGGCAAGACTTTCAAGTTCCAAAGCAACTTGATTGTGCACAGACGTAGCCACACTGGCGAAAGACCCTATAAGTGCCATCTCTGTGACCATGCATGTTCGCAGGCCAGCAAACTAAAGCGCCACATGAAGACGCACATGCACAAGTCAGGCTCTATGGGGAGTTCACCTGAGCAGGGAGGACAAGACTCATCTGGTGAGGGACTTAAAAACAGTGAGGACAACGGCACAAGGGAGGGATTGGataatgaggaggaggaggaagaagaagaggaggaagaggaggaagaggaagaagaggaagaacaGCAAAATGGGAGCAGGCCTGAGTCCAACCTGAGCATGGACTCAGAGTTGAGCAGAAACAGAGAGAATGGCCCAAGACCCTCCCCAGAGGAGAAGCCTCTGGCCACTGACAGAGTGACAGAAAGCCAATACAACAACCTCGACAATCACTTGAGACTGCCACCGGGCAGCAGGCCATGCCAGGAGATGGACACAAATTCGGCAGCCAGGGATATCAACAGAGACAGGCGGCCCATGGTGAATGGCAGAGGCTGCGGCCCTGAGGATTCCATCTCAGTGATGTTTCACCGGAAGCCAATGCCTATTTCCAGCTCCAGCCTCTCTGGGTCTTCCGCAAAGAGGATCAAGGTGGAAAAGGATATGGAGCTGCCGCAGGTGCCCGTCATATCCCCTGAAAATGTGTATTCTCAGTTGCTTGCCGGTTATGCTGCATCCCGCCACTTCATAAGGGAGCCATTCCTGGGTTTTAACGACTCCAGGCAGTCGCCTTTCGGCACTTCTTCTGAGCACTCTTCATCTGAGACAGGCAGCCTGCGTTTCTCCACCCCTCCTggggaaatcatggaggggggTGGGATGTCAGGGCGAAGTGGCAGCAGTACACCTCACCTCCATCTGCGGGGTCCTGGGCCAGGGAGACCCCCGAGCTCCAAAGAGAGTCGACGGAGTGATACCTGTGAGTTCTGTGGTAAGGTGTTCAAGAACTGCAGCAATCTGACCGTGCATCGGCGCAGCCACACAGGTGAGAGGCCTTACAAGTGTGACCTGTGCAGCTACGCTTGTGCCCAGAGCAGCAAGCTTACCCGGCACATGAAGACCCACGGGCAGTTTGGCAAGGAGGTGTATCGCTGCGATATTTGCCACATGCCCTTCAGCGTGTACAGCACCCTGGAAAAACACATGAAGAAATGGCATGGAGAGCATTTGTTGACCAATGATGTCAAACTTGAGCAGGCTGACAGAGCTTGA